The ANME-2 cluster archaeon genome includes the window CCTTCAATAGTGATCTTAACGTTCTCGGTTTGCTGGTCCACTTCATAAAGGCTGAGGTTTACGCCGCTGATGTCTTCAAGTTCACTTAATGCCCTGGCATACTCCAGCGTTAAAGGATAGTGCGGTTTCAATACATCTAAAACCAATCGTCTAATTCCAGCCACTTGTTTTCATCCATCCTGCTAGTACAATATCCAATGAGGACAATAACTTATAACTCTTACGACATATTTTCTTATCAGCAACTTAGAATGCCAGGGAAATACCTTGTTTCTACACCGTATTTTTCCCCAAGGTATTTGAGGACTTCATTTACGATGTAATCTGTTGACCCCTTCCTGAGGCTTCCTGAGACTCCGAAAATCTTTAGCATGGTATGGCTTCCTGAAAATTGTTAATAAAATATTTCTATACTGTAAAAACACAGTATTCAGATAAATAAATAAATCTGAATAAAATTTTGGACACCACCTAAAAATTCAGGAGTTATAATAATTTCAATCGATAGATTCAT containing:
- a CDS encoding DUF211 domain-containing protein; this translates as MAGIRRLVLDVLKPHYPLTLEYARALSELEDISGVNLSLYEVDQQTENVKITIEGDDLDYEQIKEVIEELGAVIHSIDEIAAGRRLVEEVETLQDR